A DNA window from Sphingomonas profundi contains the following coding sequences:
- a CDS encoding TonB-dependent receptor — protein sequence MKNSTKVWSARLFAAGVSLASMTTAAMAQTTPAPETPTPPVTSGAENEENGEILVTARRRDETSIAVPVSLTAVGAAELQRRAINTIDGLARAVPSLIVGEGGGTVQGGIIAIRGIAGSDSNPFGDQAVSFNIDGVQVARATVRRLSEMDISQVEVLKGPQALFFGKNSPAGIISVRTADPTSTLQAKLSTGYEFKGDEVRSEGYISGPLTDTLGFRIAGYFSDIKGYLKNVAPDSGVGIFGDPDSRTPNATEYAVRGTLKWAPNDQFDARLKLTYNHIKGTASTAQNEIVNCPLGVSQGNGPLEDCKANGTVALGQLGPNFGTVDARFGDGQTFLRQHQVLGGLELNYHLNDSLTLSSVTGYYDVTLRNRGNFTSNYLDTGVLPRQILASFNFLDIREITEELRLASNFDGPVNFLAGGLIQDSHAVNGSVTFRNANNPGQRNPTTGGFVNYINNYRLVQNGLAYSVFGQMQVTFLEHFELSVGGRYSYERKKLPVFTTAGNGGVTQTPGRLVEIDGIDRSISFNNLSPEATLTYRPTQNLTVYGAYKEGFLSGGYNSVAPAVTTAAPLATGRFATLQNPIYNQQLIKGYEGGIKASLLDGALRTNLSAYNYKTTGLQVSVTIQGTQQELRNAGSVRTKGVEFDFTYRTPLEGLTLNGAVNYNKGEYLDYQASCYRGESSSRCFTQLNRVTGQNALLQDLSGTQLVRAPEWTGNLGFNYEMPIGALKLGLSGNASHSDGYFSDTVSAPGGFQKGYELYDASIRLSTEDDKWELALIGRNLGNTYYFVRSTDVPFTGSAPGAAAVGTLGDTAAPVSRGRETMLRLSYRFGG from the coding sequence ATGAAGAACTCAACCAAGGTCTGGAGCGCACGGCTGTTCGCTGCCGGCGTGTCGCTGGCGAGCATGACGACGGCCGCTATGGCGCAGACTACGCCCGCGCCCGAGACACCCACGCCGCCCGTAACGAGCGGCGCGGAAAATGAAGAGAACGGAGAGATACTCGTCACGGCAAGGCGGCGCGACGAAACCTCGATCGCGGTGCCGGTGTCGCTCACCGCCGTCGGCGCCGCCGAGTTGCAGCGCCGGGCGATCAACACGATCGACGGGCTGGCACGCGCGGTGCCCTCGCTGATCGTCGGCGAAGGCGGCGGTACGGTGCAGGGAGGCATTATCGCCATCCGCGGCATCGCCGGATCGGATTCGAACCCGTTCGGCGATCAGGCGGTGTCGTTCAACATCGATGGTGTTCAGGTCGCCCGCGCCACTGTGCGCCGCCTGAGCGAGATGGATATCTCGCAGGTGGAAGTGCTGAAGGGACCGCAGGCGCTGTTCTTCGGCAAGAACAGCCCGGCGGGCATCATCTCGGTGCGCACGGCCGATCCGACGTCGACGCTGCAGGCGAAGCTTTCCACCGGTTACGAGTTCAAGGGCGACGAGGTGCGGAGCGAAGGCTATATCTCCGGCCCGCTCACCGATACGCTCGGGTTCCGCATTGCCGGCTACTTCTCGGACATCAAGGGCTATCTGAAGAACGTCGCGCCGGACAGTGGCGTCGGCATCTTCGGCGACCCCGACAGCCGCACGCCGAACGCGACCGAATATGCCGTGCGCGGCACGCTGAAGTGGGCGCCCAACGACCAGTTCGACGCGCGCCTGAAACTGACATACAACCACATCAAGGGCACCGCCTCGACCGCGCAGAACGAGATCGTCAACTGCCCGCTCGGCGTGTCGCAGGGCAACGGGCCGCTGGAAGATTGCAAGGCGAACGGCACGGTGGCACTCGGTCAGCTCGGCCCGAATTTCGGCACGGTGGATGCGCGCTTCGGCGACGGTCAGACCTTCCTGCGGCAGCATCAGGTGCTGGGCGGGCTCGAACTCAACTATCATCTGAACGACAGCCTCACCTTGTCGTCCGTCACCGGCTATTATGACGTGACGCTGCGCAATCGCGGCAACTTCACCTCCAATTATCTCGATACTGGTGTGCTGCCGCGCCAAATCCTCGCCAGCTTCAACTTCCTCGACATTCGCGAGATCACCGAGGAACTGCGGCTCGCCAGCAACTTCGACGGCCCGGTCAATTTCCTGGCGGGCGGGCTTATCCAGGATTCGCATGCGGTGAACGGTTCCGTGACCTTCCGCAACGCGAACAATCCGGGTCAGCGCAACCCGACGACCGGCGGCTTCGTCAACTACATCAACAACTACCGGCTGGTGCAGAACGGCCTGGCCTACTCGGTGTTCGGCCAGATGCAGGTGACGTTCCTGGAGCATTTCGAGCTTTCGGTCGGCGGCCGCTACTCGTACGAGCGCAAGAAGCTTCCGGTATTCACCACCGCCGGTAACGGTGGCGTGACGCAGACCCCGGGCAGGCTGGTCGAGATCGACGGCATCGATCGCTCGATCAGCTTCAACAACCTGTCGCCGGAAGCAACGCTTACCTACCGGCCCACCCAGAACCTGACGGTGTATGGCGCGTACAAGGAAGGCTTCCTCTCGGGCGGCTATAATTCCGTGGCGCCGGCGGTCACGACGGCGGCACCGCTCGCCACCGGCCGCTTCGCGACGCTGCAGAACCCGATCTACAACCAGCAGCTGATCAAGGGCTATGAAGGCGGTATCAAGGCGTCCCTGCTCGATGGCGCGCTGCGCACCAATCTTTCCGCCTATAATTACAAGACGACGGGCCTGCAGGTCTCGGTCACGATCCAGGGCACGCAGCAGGAGCTACGCAACGCTGGTTCGGTACGCACGAAGGGTGTCGAGTTCGACTTCACCTATCGCACGCCGCTGGAAGGCCTGACGCTCAACGGTGCGGTGAATTACAATAAGGGCGAGTATCTCGATTATCAGGCAAGCTGCTACCGGGGCGAATCGTCCAGCCGCTGCTTCACGCAACTCAACCGGGTGACGGGGCAGAATGCCCTGCTGCAGGATCTGAGCGGCACCCAGCTCGTCCGCGCGCCTGAGTGGACCGGCAATCTGGGCTTCAACTACGAGATGCCGATCGGTGCGCTGAAGCTCGGCCTTTCCGGAAATGCGAGCCACAGCGACGGCTATTTCAGCGACACGGTCTCGGCGCCGGGCGGCTTCCAGAAGGGCTATGAACTCTACGACGCCTCGATCCGCCTGAGCACGGAAGACGACAAGTGGGAGCTGGCGCTGATCGGGCGCAATCTCGGCAACACCTATTATTTCGTGCGCTCGACCGACGTTCCGTTCACCGGATCGGCCCCCGGCGCGGCTGCCGTCGGCACGCTGGGCGACACCGCCGCCCCGGTAAGCCGCGGGCGAGAGACCATGCTGCGCCTGTCCTACCGCTTCGGCGGCTGA
- a CDS encoding SDR family NAD(P)-dependent oxidoreductase, whose amino-acid sequence MTGVTEPMLRLDGKTALVVGGSSGIGNGIAQLFRAQGCTVHVCGTRPAAANYAGEAGSDLTGLDYTQLDVADAAAIETWQPAFDTLDILVLAQGAVVYRRREYEIETFRRVIDINLNSVMHCAVKFHQLLKASAGSIVVISSIGAYKSVVGNPAYAASKAGVVGLTRTLGDAWAREGVRVNGIAPGMIATKMTAVTTEHPDRLQAALATISLGRLGLPEDVARTALYLVSPLAAYTTGQTLIVDGGRSL is encoded by the coding sequence ATGACAGGCGTGACCGAACCCATGCTGCGGCTCGACGGCAAGACGGCGCTGGTGGTCGGCGGATCCAGCGGGATCGGCAACGGCATCGCCCAACTGTTCCGGGCGCAGGGCTGCACTGTCCACGTGTGCGGCACCCGCCCTGCCGCCGCCAACTATGCCGGCGAGGCCGGATCCGATCTCACCGGTCTCGATTATACGCAGCTGGATGTCGCCGATGCGGCGGCGATCGAGACATGGCAGCCGGCTTTCGACACACTCGACATTCTCGTTCTTGCGCAGGGCGCCGTCGTCTACCGTCGCAGGGAATATGAGATCGAGACCTTCCGGCGGGTGATCGACATCAACCTCAACAGCGTGATGCACTGCGCGGTTAAATTTCATCAGCTGCTGAAGGCGAGCGCCGGTTCGATCGTCGTCATCAGCTCCATCGGCGCCTACAAGTCCGTCGTCGGCAATCCCGCTTACGCGGCGTCGAAGGCGGGCGTCGTCGGCCTCACCCGCACGCTCGGCGATGCGTGGGCGCGCGAGGGCGTGCGCGTAAACGGCATTGCGCCGGGCATGATCGCGACCAAGATGACGGCGGTGACGACCGAGCATCCCGATCGCCTGCAGGCCGCGCTCGCCACGATATCGCTCGGCCGGCTGGGGCTGCCGGAGGATGTCGCCCGCACGGCGCTCTACCTGGTCTCGCCGCTGGCCGCCTATACCACCGGCCAGACGCTGATCGTCGACGGCGGCCGCAGCCTCTGA
- a CDS encoding Gfo/Idh/MocA family protein — protein sequence MKTIGVGIIGYEVGRSWAAVAHVPALRALPDYEVVAVATTRRETAEAAARDIGLSMDAAFDDAVALTRDPRVDVVAVTVKVPHHRVLVSAALAAGKHVYCEWPLGNGLTEAEAMAAEAAAAGVHAAIGLQARLAPPVRQAKALIADGYVGEVLSTTLIGSGMQWGDTIDRPNAYIIDASHGATMLAIPFGHTIDALRHVLGDFASLSATMAIRQPEVTRVETGETLVKTADDQIAVSGVLQRGAIAAIHYRGGMPRGTGLLWEIQGTKGDLRLTAAGGHAQILDLTLTGARGGDRDLKPIAIDAASRWVPADLAGPAVNVAQVYARLARDIRDGTHETPGFAEAVETHRLLDAIERAARTGARIAA from the coding sequence GTGAAGACGATCGGCGTCGGCATCATCGGCTATGAAGTGGGACGCAGCTGGGCGGCGGTGGCGCATGTGCCGGCCCTCCGCGCGCTGCCCGATTACGAGGTCGTCGCCGTCGCCACCACGCGGCGAGAGACGGCCGAGGCCGCCGCGCGCGACATCGGGCTGAGCATGGACGCCGCGTTCGACGACGCCGTCGCGCTGACGCGCGATCCGCGCGTGGATGTGGTCGCCGTGACGGTGAAGGTGCCGCACCACCGCGTGCTGGTCTCGGCAGCACTCGCCGCCGGCAAGCATGTCTATTGCGAATGGCCGCTGGGCAACGGTCTTACCGAGGCCGAAGCGATGGCGGCCGAAGCCGCCGCCGCTGGCGTGCATGCGGCAATCGGGCTTCAGGCCCGGCTGGCGCCGCCGGTGCGACAGGCAAAGGCGCTGATCGCCGATGGCTATGTCGGCGAGGTGCTGTCGACCACGCTGATCGGATCGGGGATGCAGTGGGGCGATACGATCGACCGGCCGAACGCCTATATCATCGACGCTTCGCACGGCGCGACGATGCTGGCGATCCCGTTCGGCCACACGATCGACGCGCTGCGCCACGTGCTCGGCGATTTTGCATCGCTGTCGGCCACCATGGCGATCCGGCAACCCGAGGTGACGCGCGTCGAGACGGGCGAGACGCTGGTGAAGACGGCGGACGACCAGATCGCCGTTTCGGGCGTTCTGCAACGCGGGGCGATCGCCGCGATCCACTATCGTGGCGGCATGCCGCGCGGCACCGGCCTGCTGTGGGAGATCCAGGGCACGAAGGGCGATCTGCGCCTTACCGCTGCCGGCGGCCACGCCCAGATCCTGGACCTGACGCTGACCGGCGCGCGCGGTGGCGACCGCGACCTCAAGCCGATCGCCATCGATGCCGCCAGCCGCTGGGTGCCGGCAGATCTGGCAGGGCCCGCCGTCAACGTCGCGCAGGTCTATGCCCGGCTCGCGCGGGACATCCGCGATGGCACGCACGAGACGCCGGGCTTCGCCGAAGCGGTGGAGACCCATCGCCTGCTTGACGCGATCGAGCGCGCGGCGCGCACCGGCGCGAGGATCGCTGCATGA
- a CDS encoding SDR family NAD(P)-dependent oxidoreductase: protein MQLENKVAVVLGASAEEGTGWAIAERFAREGAHVLVGARRQAPLHVLAERIGGTAQRCDLASEDDIAALAAKALEAYGRLDIAVNAAGVPMGGTIANTPHAEIVRSTEVNYYGNIFFVKHMAAAMAQGGSIVLFSSMAATHPLEHVFGYACAKAAADCLVRYAAIEYGARGIKVNSILPGAIRSEMSSALWAVEGMEASWAGEVPLARIGGTADFADAALWLAGPSFVTGLNLHVSGGNQLTRFPTTGERPALAGVDPTSGA from the coding sequence ATGCAGCTTGAGAACAAGGTCGCCGTCGTGCTCGGCGCATCGGCCGAGGAAGGCACCGGCTGGGCCATCGCCGAGCGTTTCGCGCGGGAAGGTGCGCATGTGCTGGTCGGCGCCCGGCGGCAGGCGCCGTTGCACGTGCTGGCCGAACGCATCGGCGGCACCGCCCAGCGCTGCGATCTGGCCAGCGAGGACGACATCGCCGCACTCGCGGCGAAGGCGCTGGAGGCTTACGGCCGGTTGGATATCGCGGTGAACGCGGCGGGCGTGCCGATGGGCGGCACCATCGCAAACACGCCCCACGCCGAGATCGTCCGCTCAACGGAGGTCAACTATTACGGCAACATCTTCTTCGTGAAGCACATGGCCGCCGCCATGGCGCAGGGCGGCTCGATCGTCCTGTTCTCGTCGATGGCGGCCACGCACCCGCTGGAACATGTGTTCGGCTATGCCTGCGCGAAGGCGGCGGCGGACTGCCTGGTGCGCTATGCGGCGATCGAATATGGCGCGCGCGGCATCAAGGTGAACTCCATCCTGCCGGGGGCGATCCGCTCCGAGATGTCGAGCGCGCTCTGGGCGGTCGAGGGGATGGAGGCCAGCTGGGCCGGCGAGGTGCCGCTCGCCCGCATCGGCGGCACGGCCGACTTCGCCGACGCCGCGCTGTGGCTGGCCGGGCCGTCCTTCGTCACCGGGCTGAACCTGCACGTCAGCGGCGGCAACCAGCTGACCCGCTTCCCTACCACCGGGGAACGGCCGGCCCTCGCCGGGGTGGACCCGACGAGCGGCGCATGA